The Aspergillus fumigatus Af293 chromosome 7, whole genome shotgun sequence genome includes the window TTCCCCATCGCTGATTCATTGAATCTCCTGTATCATCTGTCCTCATGATTGAGTGCTTCTGGTGTTCGATCTGGAACTACTCTCTCTTTACTTTTCTGATTACGCCGAAGGCTTATCCTCTTAGGGTCTGAAGCAGCGTTCTAATAGATAAACATGATCGAACGACGAGTATACATGGGCTAATCGAAAACAGTACCTATAGTCAGGTTAAGGGAGAACACCATTTTTTTCGTACCTTTCATAATATCAACTTTAAATAGGCATGACCCACTTACGTCATGGTCCTAAGGTAGAGAAGTGAAAAACTTACAAAATAGTATTCCCGTGCCACAAGTCCTTTTCTGACCTAGGATAAATCTGATGATAGTGTCTGAGGTCGATATCCAGTGTAGAGACTTCCTATTCGTATCTCGATCCCCATGCGTATTATGCCCCGGGCATTTCTCCCATACTATGAAGCTGTTTCATCAGAAGACATACATTTTTTGCATTATTACTTAGTGTACCTAGGCTTGTATGTGTTCCGTCTAGAAACCTGAAGGCAGAATTTATCATGTTCTCGGTGAACTCACGGGAGTGGGTAATGATAACGACACCACCCTCGAAAGTCTTGAGAGCCTTGGACAGGGCACCCAGAGAGTCACGGTCGAGATAGTTGGTGggctcgtcgaggacgatgacgtgAGGACGCTGCCACGAGCAGGCGGCGAGGACTAGAAAGAACAAATTCCTTTATTGGGCATTAAGGCAGCACAAGGTATTCGCAGGGTGCCTGGGAGGTATGAATACAAAACTGCCAGCTCAGTGCCTAACGAGACTGCGCATCAAAACataccttaccttacctagtaaaatggaaagaaaaagtaaaTTTTTCGTCCTCGGTATACTAGAATGCCCAAACTCCGCCTCAAAACACATCTGGTCAGGCACCTTCCCACATTTGGGTTCTCTTCCCCTGCTGTCATTGCTAATTCCCCAACCACTGTACTGGCTTATTTCTTCTATTCTTTCCCACTGTGATCAGATACATATGGAAAACTGAGCCATAGCTTCAATCTGAAAGAATTTGCGCAGTACATTTCACCAAGCTTCAGCTAGACTGCGTATTATTTCCAAACCTGGTGACTACGCTTCAAGAATGAGTGCCACTTTGTTTCAGAGATTGGAGAACCAGTGAATTGGATATGAATTACCAGCACCGCCCTTTCGTTGGATGTGTTCACTAACTTTGTTTCTCTCCGAACATTTTCGAAGGGTATCCTCGACCCAAGTCTGCTCGCTATACTGGATGGTCATCTTTATGTCGCTCGGGACCAACTCGAGAATACTTTTTTTTGTCATAAACACTTCTTGAAATCTATTACAATCCAATCTTAAACATTATTGACTGGTATCTATGACGTACGTTGTGACGGATCGACCCAAGAACGGCTTGGCATTGTTTTGACTAACTAGACACACATAAGCAGGTTCAATATTACGATTGACCCTAGTCGACGCGGCTCGGACTCATCCCTAtctgacgaggaagactcgTCAGGAGTTCAAGTTTCGCCGCCCTCGGAGTCTGGAAGCCATGAATATCATGACCCTTATGATGAGTGGGCTCACTTACCATATCCGGACGAACTGAAGCCATCTGATTCGGCATCCCGGCCCAGAGCGTCCATTCGCACGCGAAACCGTAATTCGACCCATGGCTCATCATCAGGCCCAAGCCGCCGTCACTCTGCGAGACGCCATGTTATGCCAGAACGGGAGTCATTTGTCCGTCGGTCCCGCCGTCAGCCTTCCCCCGACTCCCCAGAGAGCTTGGATTCCGCTGAGGAATATGCAACTCCGTATGGACGGACATCCCACGAGAGAAGGCTCTGGCCGCCCATGACACAAGGCTCAAACTATGCACATAGCACATCACCGGGGCCATCCTATGTGTATCCGAATAGCGGCATATCACCCGGCGCTTTCGCGCATTCTGGTCTCCATCCGCCATCAGATCAACTTGTTAGATTGAGTCACCATCAGACGGGTCATTCGGCAGCTTACAGCCATCCTATATATGGGTACGGCCCTCAATATCAACATCCTCATGGGCCCCCATTGCCGGCATTCTTCATGCACGAGCATCATCCTGGCCACCATATGCCGCAAGTACACCCTTCTGGCCAAGGGAGAAGTGATGGGCATAGCCCACCACAGCAATCAACACCACATGCAGTTCCACCACATGGCCCATCACACTATGGTGGAAACCCGTTAGGCCCTCACGAACTTATTCCATACGGCCCGGGTGGTTATTTCCCATTCAGAGAACCCTATCCCATGGTGCCCGGGATGGTCCCCCCCCCCTACCTCAACACCTACCCCCGCGTACC containing:
- a CDS encoding putative ABC-type ATPase Hef3-like; translated protein: MCFEAEFGHSSIPRTKNLLFLSILLGKVRNLFFLVLAACSWQRPHVIVLDEPTNYLDRDSLGALSKALKTFEGGVVIITHSREFTENMINSAFRFLDGTHTSLGP